The following proteins come from a genomic window of Mauremys mutica isolate MM-2020 ecotype Southern chromosome 7, ASM2049712v1, whole genome shotgun sequence:
- the LOC123373729 gene encoding uncharacterized protein LOC123373729, producing MEPAKVKNSLTEQVTQCPVISNTPKEGGRRKRTTFSKAQLDLLVKTFEKDPYPGITVRERLSSLTEIPESRIQVWFQNRRARQLNQKKTEAPTFPKLDYGNKKLTHFSVNLPDRPRITQSLASGQSQLNLQPCLPGGNQNIPSQPMQYSEQQLPMLDGHFKSLDSTFRTGTQIQIPSTHLNSAYVSRENQYSLGAMGSPSQIQHPMQPLQQHPYYQRSFPENYYSDTNLFQATSPLKLGGQQCGQGPQYQAVKENIYRMPVTINYLNSSQGVINEECSYVKASTSHFSKSPVLGPDGDSQVKMEPAQAQCNIDSPVSSSITLLPSTFSNCQVTSQRMLTPLVPLFGQQLKEMIDEFDPRWSYMRNEVMGTGLDLLFESEQNVEQSSRSYPFTSGDQSSSCHLGHT from the exons ATGGAACCTGCCAAAGTGAAAAACAGCCTTACAG aacaaGTCACGCAATGCCCCGTTATTTCCAATACGCCgaaagaaggaggcaggaggaaACGGACCACGTTTAGCAAAGCCCAGCTGGACCTCTTGGTTAAGACGTTTGAAAAGGATCCCTACCCTGGCATCACCGTGCGGGAGAGGCTGTCCAGCCTGACGGAGATACCCGAGTCTAGGATTCAG GTTTGGTTTCAAAACAGAAGAGCCAGGCAGCTGaaccaaaagaagactgaagCCCCCACCTTTCCCAAACTTGATTATGGCAACAAGAAGCTGACCCACTTCAGTGTCAATCTTCCAGACAGGCCAAGAATCACACAGAGTCTTGCATCTGGTCAGAGTCAACTGAATCTACAGCCATGTCTGCCGGGAGGGAATCAAAATATTCCTAGTCAGCCCATGCAGTATTCAGAGCAACAACTTCCTATGTTAGATGGTCATTTCAAGAGCTTGGACAGCACTTTTAGAACAGGGACCCAAATCCAGATCCCGTCAACTCATTTAAACTCAGCGTATGTGTCAAGAGAaaaccagtacagtttaggagCCATGGGGAGTCCTTCCCAGATTCAGCACCCTATGCAGCCACTACAGCAACATCCATACTATCAGAGATCTTTTCCTGAAAACTACTACTCAGATACAAATCTATTCCAGGCCACTTCCCCCTTAAAACTCGGGGGGCAGCAGTGTGGTCAAGGTCCTCAATATCAAGCAGTCAAAGAAAACATATACAGGATGCCTGTCACTATCAACTATTTAAACTCTAGCCAAGGAGTGATCAATGAGGAGTGTTCGTATGTCAAGGCAAGCACTTCTCATTTTAGTAAGAGTCCAGTTTTAGGTCCTGATGGAGACTCACAAGTAAAAATGGAGCCTGCTCAGGCTCAGTGTAACATTGATTCACCTGTTTCTTCTAGCATTACTCTTCTCCCTTCAACATTTTCCAACTGTCAGGTAACATCTCAGAGGATGTTGACTCCTCTGGTTCCTTTGTTTGGGCAACAACTGAAAGAAATGATAGATGAATTTGATCCTCGTTGGTCATACATGAGAAATGAAGTCATGGGTACTGGTCTAGATTTGCTATTTGAAAGTGAACAAAATGTAGAGCAAAGTAGTAGAAGTTACCCCTTCACCTCTGGTGACCAGAGTTCAAGCTGCCACTTAGGTCATACCTGA